The following coding sequences lie in one Myxococcota bacterium genomic window:
- a CDS encoding VOC family protein: MFSHIMVGANDIPASKKFYDAVLGAIGIGPGSMDDKGRVFYVTKTGVFAITKPIDGAPATAANGATIGFAVDSPEKAKAWHAAGVANGGRAIEDPPGVREGGIGKLYLAYLRDPAGNKICALHRMP; encoded by the coding sequence GTGTTCAGCCACATCATGGTCGGCGCCAACGACATCCCGGCCTCGAAGAAGTTCTACGACGCGGTTCTGGGGGCGATCGGAATCGGCCCCGGAAGCATGGACGACAAGGGCCGGGTCTTCTACGTGACCAAGACCGGGGTCTTCGCGATCACGAAGCCGATCGACGGCGCTCCCGCGACCGCCGCGAACGGCGCCACGATCGGGTTCGCGGTCGACTCGCCGGAGAAGGCCAAGGCCTGGCATGCCGCCGGGGTGGCGAACGGCGGGCGCGCCATCGAGGATCCGCCGGGCGTGCGCGAAGGCGGCATCGGCAAGCTCTACCTCGCGTATCTCCGCGACCCCGCGGGCAACAAGATCTGCGCGCTGCAC